Proteins from a genomic interval of Paenibacillus sp. FSL H8-0048:
- the xseB gene encoding exodeoxyribonuclease VII small subunit, with amino-acid sequence MAKEAELDFEGAMERLEGIVRELEHGDVPLEKAIDLFQQGMKLSQLCGSKLEQVERKIEMITVEDGELRKKPFGTRLEGDNDESF; translated from the coding sequence ATGGCGAAGGAAGCTGAACTGGATTTTGAGGGAGCCATGGAGCGCCTGGAGGGTATCGTGCGTGAGCTGGAACACGGTGACGTTCCCCTGGAGAAGGCGATTGATTTATTCCAGCAGGGAATGAAGCTCTCGCAGCTATGCGGCAGCAAGCTGGAGCAAGTGGAGCGCAAGATTGAGATGATCACCGTAGAGGATGGCGAACTGCGCAAGAAGCCATTCGGCACCCGGCTTGAAGGCGATAACGATGAGTCATTCTGA